One part of the Hippoglossus hippoglossus isolate fHipHip1 chromosome 11, fHipHip1.pri, whole genome shotgun sequence genome encodes these proteins:
- the snx13 gene encoding sorting nexin-13 isoform X5, which translates to MSNDPRERISTSQQTQASLSIWGWGGLGVVLFLVTFGPFAIFYLAFYIFCFVGGGFAVTLLYGKINSEKHLEKCEHSYLPPTQIGIVKTLDEMKLEMKPIRIDRRLTGSSFIDEPLQQVIQFALRDYIQYWYYTLSEDESFILEIRQTLQNALVQFSTRSKEVDWQPYFTTRLVDDFATHLRVFRKAQDRLADREDKQRDITEELVDSFFEAEVEMERKICRDVVCTSNKDEEGFLRDLCELLLYLLLPPGDFHNKNMRYFLREVLARGVLLPLINQLSDPDYINQFVIWMIRDSSCNYEAFMNILKLTDKPPELEAVKDKVVEELQYLRSLDTAGDDINVIKNQINSLLFVKKVCETRIQRLQSGKEVDALKLAANFGKLCVIPLDHILVHNIALQFFMDFMQAAGAQAELFFWLTVEGYRVTAQQQLEAMQGWQKDGKKQPSATKGLLKAAALGVFEQYLSEKASPRVQVEEESVTKLGEKLQKEDPTPEIFDEIQRQVYDMMLRDERYYPSFKQSPLYVRMLAELDMLKEPSYRGSDDGDGESFNGSPTGSINLSLDDLSNSCHDESMHLHAFISDTGVCNDHGKTYALYAITVFRRNQDGSEDCWKTYRRYSDFHDFHMRITEQFENMASILKLPGKKTFNNMDRDFLEKRKKDLNAYLQLLMNPEMVKACPTLIPYVYDFLENKAYSKGKGEFARKIDTFVNPLKSSMRNVSNAVKALPDSLAEGMTKVSDNMGRMSERLGQDLKQSILKGPPLLPKSDIDPEHCRVSAQLDDNVDDNIPLRVMLLLMDEVFDLKEKNQWLRRNIKNLLQQLIRATYGDTINRKIVDHVDYLTSPEQVADYVKKFRDSYWPNGILAETTPRRDKSIRMRTRVAAKTSLLGIMPDELKHIIGADTTRKGILRVFDMFQYQPMNRRLVYVFLEGFLETMFPQYKFPELFVKLHSRSPRIHRYSQKLKSASLKR; encoded by the exons GCCAGTCTATCCATCTGGGGATGGGGGGGTCTTGGAGTCGTGCTGTTCCTCGTCACCTTTGGACCCTTTGCCATATTCTACCTGGCCTTTTATATCTTCTGCTTTGTTGGAGG GGGCTTTGCGGTCACTCTGCTCTATGGAAAGATCAACTCAGAGAAACACCTGGAGAAATGCGAGCACTCTTACTTGCCACCCACACAGATTGGTATAGTGAAG ACATTGGATGAGATGAAGCTAGAAATGAAGCCCATAAGGATTGACCGGAGATTGACTGGCTCCAGTTTTATAGATGAACCACtacaacag gtgATCCAGTTCGCTCTGAGAGACTACATCCAGTACTGGTACTACACTCTGAGCGAAGATGAATCCTTTATATTGGAGATCAGACAAACACTGCAGAACGCACTCGTCCAGTTCTCCACACG GTCCAAAGAGGTGGACTGGCAGCCTTACTTTACCACTCGCCTGGTGGACGACTTTGCCACCCATTTACGTGTCTTCAGAAAAGCCCAGGATCGCCTCGCTGACAGAGAGGACAAGCAGA GAGACATAACGGAGGAGCTGGTGGACTCGTTCTTTGAAGCCgaggtggagatggagaggaagattTGCCGAGACGTAGTGTGCACTTCAAACAAAGACGAAGAAG gtttcCTTCGGGACTTGTGTGAGTTGCTTCTGTATCTGTTACTACCTCCTGGAGATTTCCACAACAAGAACATGAGATACTTCCTAAGG GAGGTGTTGGCTCGTGGTGTGCTGCTTCCTCTGATCAACCAGCTGAGCGACCCGGACTACATCAACCAGTTTGTCATCTGGATG ATTCGGGACTCCAGTTGTAACTATGAAGCCTTCATGAACATACTGAAGTTGACAGACAAACCTCCTGAGCTGGAGGCTGTCAAGGACAAGGTGGTGGAAGAGCTGCAGTATCTCCGCTCCCTGGACACTGCTGGAGATG ACATCAATGTGATCAAAAACCAGATAAACAGTCTTCTGTTTGTGAAGAAGGTTTGTGAGACCAGGATCCAGAGGCTGCAGTCTGGCAAG GAGGTGGACGCCTTGAAGCTGGCAGCCAACTTCGGCAAGCTGTGTGTTATCCCCCTGGATCACATCCTCGTCCACAACATAGCCCTGCAGTTCTTCATGG ACTTCATGCAGGCAGCGGGGGCGCAGGCCGAGCTGTTTTTCTGGCTCACTGTGGAGGGCTACAGGGTGAcggcacagcagcagctggaggccaTGCAGGGCTGGCAGAAAGACGGCAAGAAGCAGCCCAGCGCCACCAAAGGACTGCTGAAGGCCGCTGCACTCGGTGTCTTCGAACAATACCTCTCTGAAAAG GCATCTCCCAGGGTGCAGGTGGAAGAGGAGTCTGTAACTAAACTTggggagaagctgcagaaggAAGATCCCACGCCGGAGATATTTGACGAAATCCAGAGACAG GTGTATGACATGATGCTACGTGATGAGCGCTACTACCCCTCCTTCAAGCAGAGCCCTCTGTACGTCCGCATGCTCGCAGAGCTGGATATGTTGAAAGAACCAAGTTACCGGGGATCTGACGACGGCGATGGAGAGTCTTTCAATGGCTCTCCCACAGGAAGCATAAACCTA TCTTTGGACGACTTGTCCAACTCCTGCCATGATGAATCTATGCACCTTCATGCCTTCATCTCCGACAcag GGGTTTGCAACGACCACGGTAAGACCTACGCGCTGTACGCCATCACTGTGTTCAGACGCAACCAGGATGGCAGCGAGGACTGCTGGAAGACCTACCGCCGCTATTCAGACTTCCATGACTTCCATATGAGGATCACTgaacag tttgagaaCATGGCGTCGATACTCAAGCTGCCAGGAAAAAAGACATTCAACAACATGGACAGAGACTTCttagagaagagaaaaaaagacctCAATGCTTACCTACAg ttGCTGATGAACCCAGAGATGGTGAAGGCCTGCCCAACTCTGATTCCTTATGTCTACGACTTCCTAGAAAACAAGGCCTACAGCAAGGGCAAAGGAGAGTTCGCACGAAAG ATAGACACATTTGTAAATCCTCTGAAGAGCTCAATGAGGAACGTGTCCAATGCGGTGAAGGCCCTGCCGGACAGTCTGGCTGAAGGAATGACCAAGGTATCTGACAACATGGGACGCATGTCAGAAAGACTGGGTCAGGACCTTAAACAGTCCATACTGAAG GGGCCCCCACTCCTCCCCAAGTCAGACATCGACCCTGAACACTGTCGAGTCTCCGCGCAGCTCGATGACAAC GTGGACGATAACATCCCGCTGAGggtaatgctgctgctgatggatgaagtgtttgaccTGAAGGAGAAAAATCAGTGGCTGCGCAGGAACATCAAgaacctgctgcagcagctcatcagAGCGACATATGGAGACACCATCAACAG GAAAATCGTGGATCATGTGGACTACTTGACTTCACCAGAGCAGGTGGCTGACTATGTCAAGAAGTTCAG GGATTCCTACTGGCCCAACGGTATACTGGCTGAGACAACGCCCCGCCGGGACAAGAGCATCCGCATGAGGACACGAGTAGCTGCCAAGACCAGCCTGCTGGGTATCATGCCAG ATGAACTGAAGCACATCATTGGAGCGGACACCACGAGAAAGGGCATCCTGCGCGTCTTCGACATGTTCCAGTACCAACCCATGAACCGGCGGCTCGTCTACGTTTTCCTGGAGGGCTTCTTGGAGACAATGTTCCCCCAGTACAAATTCCCCGAGCTCTTTGTTAAGCTGCACTCCCGCTCACCGCGCATCCACAGATACAGCCAGAAACTCAAATCGGCCTCTCTCAAGAGGTGA
- the snx13 gene encoding sorting nexin-13 isoform X3: MSNDPRERISTSQQTQASLSIWGWGGLGVVLFLVTFGPFAIFYLAFYIFCFVGGGFAVTLLYGKINSEKHLEKCEHSYLPPTQIGIVKTLDEMKLEMKPIRIDRRLTGSSFIDEPLQQVIQFALRDYIQYWYYTLSEDESFILEIRQTLQNALVQFSTRSKEVDWQPYFTTRLVDDFATHLRVFRKAQDRLADREDKQRDITEELVDSFFEAEVEMERKICRDVVCTSNKDEEGFLRDLCELLLYLLLPPGDFHNKNMRYFLREVLARGVLLPLINQLSDPDYINQFVIWMIRDSSCNYEAFMNILKLTDKPPELEAVKDKVVEELQYLRSLDTAGDDINVIKNQINSLLFVKKVCETRIQRLQSGKEVDALKLAANFGKLCVIPLDHILVHNIALQFFMDFMQAAGAQAELFFWLTVEGYRVTAQQQLEAMQGWQKDGKKQPSATKGLLKAAALGVFEQYLSEKASPRVQVEEESVTKLGEKLQKEDPTPEIFDEIQRQVYDMMLRDERYYPSFKQSPLYVRMLAELDMLKEPSYRGSDDGDGESFNGSPTGSINLSLDDLSNSCHDESMHLHAFISDTGVCNDHGKTYALYAITVFRRNQDGSEDCWKTYRRYSDFHDFHMRITEQFENMASILKLPGKKTFNNMDRDFLEKRKKDLNAYLQLLMNPEMVKACPTLIPYVYDFLENKAYSKGKGEFARKAHQIDTFVNPLKSSMRNVSNAVKALPDSLAEGMTKVSDNMGRMSERLGQDLKQSILKGPPLLPKSDIDPEHCRVSAQLDDNVDDNIPLRVMLLLMDEVFDLKEKNQWLRRNIKNLLQQLIRATYGDTINRKIVDHVDYLTSPEQVADYVKKFRDSYWPNGILAETTPRRDKSIRMRTRVAAKTSLLGIMPDELKHIIGADTTRKGILRVFDMFQYQPMNRRLVYVFLEGFLETMFPQYKFPELFVKLHSRSPRIHRYSQKLKSASLKR; encoded by the exons GCCAGTCTATCCATCTGGGGATGGGGGGGTCTTGGAGTCGTGCTGTTCCTCGTCACCTTTGGACCCTTTGCCATATTCTACCTGGCCTTTTATATCTTCTGCTTTGTTGGAGG GGGCTTTGCGGTCACTCTGCTCTATGGAAAGATCAACTCAGAGAAACACCTGGAGAAATGCGAGCACTCTTACTTGCCACCCACACAGATTGGTATAGTGAAG ACATTGGATGAGATGAAGCTAGAAATGAAGCCCATAAGGATTGACCGGAGATTGACTGGCTCCAGTTTTATAGATGAACCACtacaacag gtgATCCAGTTCGCTCTGAGAGACTACATCCAGTACTGGTACTACACTCTGAGCGAAGATGAATCCTTTATATTGGAGATCAGACAAACACTGCAGAACGCACTCGTCCAGTTCTCCACACG GTCCAAAGAGGTGGACTGGCAGCCTTACTTTACCACTCGCCTGGTGGACGACTTTGCCACCCATTTACGTGTCTTCAGAAAAGCCCAGGATCGCCTCGCTGACAGAGAGGACAAGCAGA GAGACATAACGGAGGAGCTGGTGGACTCGTTCTTTGAAGCCgaggtggagatggagaggaagattTGCCGAGACGTAGTGTGCACTTCAAACAAAGACGAAGAAG gtttcCTTCGGGACTTGTGTGAGTTGCTTCTGTATCTGTTACTACCTCCTGGAGATTTCCACAACAAGAACATGAGATACTTCCTAAGG GAGGTGTTGGCTCGTGGTGTGCTGCTTCCTCTGATCAACCAGCTGAGCGACCCGGACTACATCAACCAGTTTGTCATCTGGATG ATTCGGGACTCCAGTTGTAACTATGAAGCCTTCATGAACATACTGAAGTTGACAGACAAACCTCCTGAGCTGGAGGCTGTCAAGGACAAGGTGGTGGAAGAGCTGCAGTATCTCCGCTCCCTGGACACTGCTGGAGATG ACATCAATGTGATCAAAAACCAGATAAACAGTCTTCTGTTTGTGAAGAAGGTTTGTGAGACCAGGATCCAGAGGCTGCAGTCTGGCAAG GAGGTGGACGCCTTGAAGCTGGCAGCCAACTTCGGCAAGCTGTGTGTTATCCCCCTGGATCACATCCTCGTCCACAACATAGCCCTGCAGTTCTTCATGG ACTTCATGCAGGCAGCGGGGGCGCAGGCCGAGCTGTTTTTCTGGCTCACTGTGGAGGGCTACAGGGTGAcggcacagcagcagctggaggccaTGCAGGGCTGGCAGAAAGACGGCAAGAAGCAGCCCAGCGCCACCAAAGGACTGCTGAAGGCCGCTGCACTCGGTGTCTTCGAACAATACCTCTCTGAAAAG GCATCTCCCAGGGTGCAGGTGGAAGAGGAGTCTGTAACTAAACTTggggagaagctgcagaaggAAGATCCCACGCCGGAGATATTTGACGAAATCCAGAGACAG GTGTATGACATGATGCTACGTGATGAGCGCTACTACCCCTCCTTCAAGCAGAGCCCTCTGTACGTCCGCATGCTCGCAGAGCTGGATATGTTGAAAGAACCAAGTTACCGGGGATCTGACGACGGCGATGGAGAGTCTTTCAATGGCTCTCCCACAGGAAGCATAAACCTA TCTTTGGACGACTTGTCCAACTCCTGCCATGATGAATCTATGCACCTTCATGCCTTCATCTCCGACAcag GGGTTTGCAACGACCACGGTAAGACCTACGCGCTGTACGCCATCACTGTGTTCAGACGCAACCAGGATGGCAGCGAGGACTGCTGGAAGACCTACCGCCGCTATTCAGACTTCCATGACTTCCATATGAGGATCACTgaacag tttgagaaCATGGCGTCGATACTCAAGCTGCCAGGAAAAAAGACATTCAACAACATGGACAGAGACTTCttagagaagagaaaaaaagacctCAATGCTTACCTACAg ttGCTGATGAACCCAGAGATGGTGAAGGCCTGCCCAACTCTGATTCCTTATGTCTACGACTTCCTAGAAAACAAGGCCTACAGCAAGGGCAAAGGAGAGTTCGCACGAAAG gCCCATCAGATAGACACATTTGTAAATCCTCTGAAGAGCTCAATGAGGAACGTGTCCAATGCGGTGAAGGCCCTGCCGGACAGTCTGGCTGAAGGAATGACCAAGGTATCTGACAACATGGGACGCATGTCAGAAAGACTGGGTCAGGACCTTAAACAGTCCATACTGAAG GGGCCCCCACTCCTCCCCAAGTCAGACATCGACCCTGAACACTGTCGAGTCTCCGCGCAGCTCGATGACAAC GTGGACGATAACATCCCGCTGAGggtaatgctgctgctgatggatgaagtgtttgaccTGAAGGAGAAAAATCAGTGGCTGCGCAGGAACATCAAgaacctgctgcagcagctcatcagAGCGACATATGGAGACACCATCAACAG GAAAATCGTGGATCATGTGGACTACTTGACTTCACCAGAGCAGGTGGCTGACTATGTCAAGAAGTTCAG GGATTCCTACTGGCCCAACGGTATACTGGCTGAGACAACGCCCCGCCGGGACAAGAGCATCCGCATGAGGACACGAGTAGCTGCCAAGACCAGCCTGCTGGGTATCATGCCAG ATGAACTGAAGCACATCATTGGAGCGGACACCACGAGAAAGGGCATCCTGCGCGTCTTCGACATGTTCCAGTACCAACCCATGAACCGGCGGCTCGTCTACGTTTTCCTGGAGGGCTTCTTGGAGACAATGTTCCCCCAGTACAAATTCCCCGAGCTCTTTGTTAAGCTGCACTCCCGCTCACCGCGCATCCACAGATACAGCCAGAAACTCAAATCGGCCTCTCTCAAGAGGTGA